The following proteins come from a genomic window of Alnus glutinosa chromosome 10, dhAlnGlut1.1, whole genome shotgun sequence:
- the LOC133880320 gene encoding sugar carrier protein C-like: MAGGVIGSSNGKDYPGNLTCKVLVTCIVAAMGGLIFGYDLGISGGVTSMDSFLERFFPAVYRKEASVKPSDDQYCKFNNQTLTLFTSSLYLAALISSIFAALITRKFGRRITMLCGGLLFCAGALVNGLAQGVWMLIVGRMLLGFGIGFANQSVPIYVSEMAPYRYRGALNMMFQLAITIGILVANLLNYFFAQIKGGWGWRLSLGGAIVPALIIIVGSFCLPDTPNSLIERGHLKEAKEQLVKIRGIPGVDDEFKDLVAASEGSKQVKHPWIAILERKYRPQLTMAIAIPFFQQLTGMNVITFYAPVLFKTIGFGSNASLISAVITGGVNFLATILSILTVDKVGRKSLFLTGGVQMFICQVIITIAIGAKFGVSGNPGDLPKWYAFGLVFFICLYVAGFAYSWGPLGWLVPSEIFPLEIRSAAQSINVSVNMIFTFAIAQVFTSMLCHLKFGLFIFFACWVVIMSFFINKFLPETKGVPIEEMAVVWRNHPFWRKFVCSDGDASADGNIQMGKRVDTA; the protein is encoded by the exons ATGGCTGGAGGAGTTATTGGTTCGTCCAATGGAAAAGACTACCCGGGAAACCTCACTTGCAAGGTGCTCGTAACATGCATCGTCGCTGCTATGGGTGGTCTTATTTTTGGTTACGATCTTGGAATTTCAG GTGGAGTTACATCCATGGATTCCTTCTTGGAACGATTTTTTCCGGCTGTTTACAGGAAGGAAGCGTCAGTGAAGCCTTCCGATGATCAGTACTGCAAATTTAACAATCAGACATTGACGCTATTCACTTCGTCGCTGTATCTTGCTGCTTTGATCTCGTCCATTTTTGCAGCATTGATAACCCGAAAGTTTGGGAGGCGTATTACGATGCTTTGTGGTGGACTACTTTTCTGCGCCGGTGCACTTGTCAATGGCCTTGCTCAAGGGGTGTGGATGCTCATTGTTGGTCGCATGCTTCTTGGTTTTGGTATTGGATTTGCCAATCAG TCTGTGCCAATCTACGTCTCTGAGATGGCTCCGTACCGATACCGAGGTGCTCTGAACATGATGTTCCAATTGGCAATTACAATCGGCATCCTCGTCGCCAATTTGCTAAACTATTTCTTTGCTCAGATCAAAGGCGGTTGGGGATGGCGCTTGAGCTTAGGTGGTGCCATCGTCCCTGCTCTGATAATCATTGTTGGCTCGTTTTGTCTTCCTGACACACCCAACTCTCTAATTGAACGTGGCCATTTGAAGGAAGCCAAGGAGCAATTGGTGAAGATTCGCGGAATTCCCGGCGTAGACGACGAGTTTAAGGATCTTGTTGCCGCCAGTGAAGGCTCTAAACAAGTGAAACACCCTTGGATTGCTATTTTGGAGAGAAAGTACAGACCTCAGCTGACAATGGCCATTGCCATACCCTTCTTCCAGCAACTCACTGGCATGAACGTGATCACGTTTTATGCGCCTGTTTTGTTCAAAACAATTGGTTTTGGAAGCAATGCTTCGCTCATTTCTGCTGTAATTACAGGAGGCGTCAATTTTCTTGCCACGATTCTTTCAATTCTCACTGTTGATAAGGTGGGAAGAAAGTCTCTTTTTTTGACAGGTGGTGTTCAGATGTTCATCTGTCAG gtcATTATTACAATTGCTATTGGCGCAAAATTTGGAGTGAGTGGAAACCCTGGTGACTTGCCCAAGTGGTATGCTTTTGGGTTGGTCTTCTTCATATGTCTATACGTGGCTGGATTTGCATATTCCTGGGGACCTCTAGGCTGGCTGGTACCTAGTGAGATTTTCCCTCTAGAAATCCGGTCGGCTGCTCAGAGCATCAATGTCTCAGTCAACATGATCTTCACCTTCGCCATTGCACAAGTCTTCACGTCAATGTTGTGCCACTTGAAGTTTggcctcttcatcttctttgcaTGCTGGGTTGTGATAATGAGCTTCTTCATTAACAAGTTCTTACCGGAGACGAAAGGTGTCCCAATAGAAGAAATGGCAGTTGTGTGGCGAAATCACCCTTTCTGGCGCAAGTTTGTTTGTTCCGATGGAGATGCTTCTGCAGATGGAAATATTCAGATGGGTAAAAGAGTAGACACTGCTTGA
- the LOC133880316 gene encoding sugar carrier protein C-like, protein MAGGVIGSSNGKDYPGNLTCKVLVTCIVAAMGGLIFGYDLGISGGVTSMDSFLERFFPAVYRKEASVKPSDDQYCKFNNQTLTLFTSSLYLAALISSIFAALITRKFGRRITMLCGGLLFCAGALVNGLAQGVWMLIVGRMLLGFGIGFANQSVPIYVSEMAPYKYRGALNMMFQLAITIGILVANLLNYFFAQIKGGWGWRLSLGGAIVPALIIIVGSFCLPDTPNSLIERGHLKEAKEQLVKIRGIPGVDDEFKDLVAASEGSKQVKHPWIAILERKYRPQLTMAIAIPFFQQLTGMNVITFYAPVLFKTIGFGSNASLISAVITGGVNFLATILSILTVDKVGRKSLFLTGGVQMFICQVIITIAIGAKFGVSGNPGDLPKWYAFGLVFFICLYVAGFAYSWGPLGWLVPSEIFPLEIRSAAQSINVSVNMIFTFAIAQVFTSMLCHLKFGLFIFFACWVVIMSFFINKFLPETKGVPIEEMAVVWRNHPFWRKFVCSDGDASADGNIQMGKRVDTA, encoded by the exons ATGGCTGGAGGAGTTATTGGTTCGTCCAATGGAAAAGACTACCCAGGAAACCTCACTTGCAAGGTGCTCGTAACATGCATCGTCGCTGCTATGGGTGGTCTTATTTTTGGTTACGATCTTGGAATTTCAG GTGGAGTTACATCCATGGATTCCTTCTTGGAACGATTTTTTCCGGCTGTTTACAGAAAGGAAGCATCAGTGAAGCCTTCCGATGATCAGTACTGCAAATTTAATAATCAGACATTGACGCTATTCACTTCGTCGCTGTATCTTGCTGCTTTGATCTCGTCCATTTTTGCAGCATTGATAACCCGAAAGTTTGGGAGGCGTATTACGATGCTTTGTGGTGGACTACTTTTCTGCGCCGGTGCACTTGTCAATGGCCTTGCTCAAGGGGTGTGGATGCTCATTGTTGGTCGCATGCTTCTTGGTTTTGGTATTGGATTTGCCAATCAG TCTGTGCCAATCTACGTCTCTGAGATGGCTCCGTACAAATACCGAGGTGCTCTGAACATGATGTTCCAATTGGCAATTACAATCGGCATCCTCGTCGCCAATTTGCTAAACTATTTCTTTGCTCAGATCAAAGGCGGTTGGGGATGGCGCTTGAGCTTAGGCGGTGCCATCGTCCCTGCTCTGATAATCATTGTTGGCTCGTTTTGTCTTCCTGACACACCCAACTCTCTAATTGAACGTGGCCATTTGAAGGAAGCCAAGGAGCAATTGGTGAAGATCCGCGGAATTCCCGGCGTAGACGACGAGTTTAAGGATCTTGTTGCCGCCAGTGAAGGCTCTAAACAAGTGAAACACCCTTGGATTGCTATTTTGGAGAGAAAGTACAGACCTCAGCTGACAATGGCCATTGCCATACCCTTCTTCCAGCAACTCACTGGCATGAACGTGATCACGTTTTATGCGCCTGTTTTGTTCAAAACAATTGGTTTTGGAAGCAATGCTTCGCTCATTTCTGCTGTAATTACAGGAGGCGTCAATTTTCTTGCCACGATTCTTTCAATTCTCACTGTTGATAAGGTGGGAAGAAAGTCTCTTTTTTTGACAGGTGGTGTTCAGATGTTCATCTGTCAG gtcATTATTACAATTGCTATTGGCGCAAAATTTGGAGTGAGTGGAAACCCTGGCGACTTGCCCAAGTGGTATGCTTTTGGGTTGGTCTTCTTCATATGTCTATACGTGGCTGGATTTGCATATTCTTGGGGACCTCTAGGCTGGCTGGTACCTAGTGAGATTTTCCCTCTAGAAATCCGGTCGGCTGCTCAGAGCATCAATGTCTCAGTCAACATGATCTTCACCTTCGCCATTGCACAAGTCTTCACGTCAATGTTGTGCCACTTGAAGTTTggcctcttcatcttctttgcaTGCTGGGTTGTGATAATGAGCTTCTTCATTAACAAGTTCTTACCGGAGACGAAAGGTGTCCCAATAGAAGAAATGGCAGTTGTGTGGCGAAATCACCCTTTCTGGCGCAAATTTGTTTGTTCCGATGGAGATGCTTCTGCAGATGGAAATATTCAGATGGGTAAAAGAGTAGACACTGCTTGA
- the LOC133880176 gene encoding mediator of RNA polymerase II transcription subunit 22b-like, whose translation MNKGGAGGVGGLGSGGGGGGSGPTAAAAASAAQKQKMLLQRVENDIGSIVDNFSHLVNVSRVNDPPVRNSQESLMMEMRAARMVQASDSLLKLVSELKQTAIFSGFASLNDHVDQRTAEFNQQAEKTDRMLARIGEEAAASLKELESHYYSSVDRTSQTLQL comes from the exons ATGAATAAAGGTGGAGCAGGAGGAGTCGGCGGCTTGGGAAGTGGGGGTGGTGGTGGCGGAAGTGGGCCCACCGCAGCGGCAGCGGCATCCGCAGCTCAGAAGCAGAAGATGTTGCTGCAGAGAGTCGAAAACGACATTGGCAGCATCGTGGACAACTTCAGCCACCTCGTCAATGTCTCCCGG GTGAATGATCCACCAGTCAGAAATTCACAAGAATCTCTCATGATGGAGATGCGTGCAGCTAGAATG GTTCAAGCATCTGACTCTCTACTTAAGTTAGTGTCGGAGCTTAAGCAAACAGCAATCTTTTCTGGATTTGCATCCCTTAATGACCATGTGGATCAAAGAACAGCTGAGTTTAACCAGCAGGCAGAGAAGACAGACCGCATGTTGGCTAGAATTGGAGAGGAGGCAGCTGCCAGTCTCAAGGAGCTTGAATCGCATTATTACTCTTCCGTGGACAGGACAAGTCAAACCCTGCAGCTGTGA